catctttcatgcttaacatgtcatttctcatttttcagtctacgtatcatacataatcctaacggggttacatttcatttcatttatcgtgatatcatgtcattcataacatgctgtatacatacaatttataaAAGATAACATGacgctccatgcttttaacatgtcgtTTCATAAAgtgcaattcatacaacaattacctcaaaaataacatatcacatcacaatatatcgtatcataaacatgtcatattgtaaacacttcgtggtcatatcgttccctaacttatcatagccttaacgtttttatacctatcacagtcatatcgttacgtgaacgtaccttagccatatcatcacaggaatgtatcctaacgctatcgttctatcaatctatcacaaacgtatccctttctacccatatcctaaccatattctttcatcaacctcccctatccatagcactccggtatgttaACTAATCTTaatgtttcatgaacgtatcttacacCTAtcgtttgattttgtttcgtGTATCATTCTCGTATCATATATCAAACATATCCTTcaacacatcgtaccataattgttatcatacaatccacatataagcataccgattcaagataattcacacatatcagtatatatgatACGTGTGatcccatgacatcagtttcaagtttgaactctataacaTTATCTCTAATCTACCTTGGTCtattgttaaaagtcttgaaatgttatatatatatatatatatatatatatatatatattttggctATTACAAAGAATTTCAACATCggtgctttgataccatgttgaGAGTGAGAAATAAGATTCGGATCGAACGTGtgtattctcattgatattcataacgtttaaataggatacaagttATCAATTAATTCCTACCAATAacgaaaatataaactaattaaatatcgagaataaaataaaattttgggttgattgaattgataaaagaagaaacttgACTTCTTAGGAAAAAACTTCTTAGTCAAAAAATTCCCCTTGACAAAAACTTCTTAGGCAAAAATAGCTTTGGTCAAAATAccttaaaacaaaacactaaATGAAAACACTCAATAGCAATAGAGGAACCTTTTTTAACCGGGACTAAGGTTGTGATATCCCGATTATACGAGGCTCGAGCGGGTTGATATCGAGTGTTTTTAGGTTCGTTAAGGTGGGGTGTAGAATTGTGTGTTTTTATTCAGCGATTATACGAGGATGTTTGATATCGAGTGTTTGATATTCGATAAAGTGGGGTAGAATTGTGTGTTTTTATTCCCCATAATAGGGCCTTCAGAAGGCTTACTCGCCCTGCAATAATGCAGTCACCGAAGGAAATGCCACTAAGTCTTCTGCCTTGGCGCACAGTGGATGGTGCCCTACTAAACTGATCGTATCCCTTCCCGGTAAGTAAGCAAAAACCTATTACAGAGTGGGCAATAAACGAGCAGTGTCATGCGTAAGGGGTAATGTCTTCTTTGTGTGTCAGATATGGTAAAAGGTGTGTCTACATCTTCCCGCACTCCCCACCATCGAATTTCAGGAGGGTGGTGCCACTGCCAGTCTGATCCTTTCTGTCTGCGATGATACCATAAGTCACCGTAGAAGAGTAGGGAATCTGGTAGGTTGTTAAGGAGTATGGGAATCTGTGTTAAACTGAAGAAAACATGAGATAAATAAGCTATATCTCCCCACTCACCTAAACGATTTCACCCATTAATTACGTGGCTGAaacctttatttattagttgagttgggtaattttttaaaaaaattgtacttGTCCATAATacaagttttattaataaataaagtttaaatatccAACATTTACTAATCACAGTATAGTACTAATATCGACTACAAtagtcaaatattcttaatctttgtAAAAGTAGGGAAAGGTTGGATCGGGTTGTAACCATGTTTTCGAGTTCGTAGGATTCACCCGaccaaaaaatgtcaaccacAAACTAAACTTGAGTATTTGtatttccaaaaattcaatccaatccaaagaggaaaaaaaaaaaatctaatataatCGGACCTTAATTCAGCTTTTATGGTTTTAGTTGGTAGTCTAAACTGGTCGGGTTATTAGGTCATatgaacaatatttatataattttatataattagttaaagtaagtttgtaattttctaaaataggAATAAAATTAACTAAGGTTTTGAAGTTCATACCCATCTTTAAGCTCTATTAAGGTTAGGAATTCTTTTCGTTCCATTGCATAATCAAAGTGTCCATTTGACTGCAGAAGAGAGGGAGAAGGGAGATTTGATAAGGTACGCCAAttcataatattattattattttcgtcGTCATTTCATGggcttaatttaaataattagacTAAATTAATGAAACTATCCCAAACtaaccataaaatttaaagatattattgagACAATTACCAagttttggaatatttttattaatatagtGAACTTGCAGATTCGAGCTCCCTTCTAAACCCAAAAGAATGCAGCTACTATCTCCATTTCTCTTGCTCTTCACCCTGTTTAATGCTGCAATGAACTTTACAAGGGCCCTTGACTTTAATATTCAATCCGTCATTGTTGTTGACAAGTCTGGCAAAGGCAATTTCAAGACCATTCAAGCAGCCATCGACTCAGTTCCACTTAACAACAACAAATGGGTTAAGATTGAAGTCAACCCTGGTGAATACAGGTAATACAACACATGAATATGCCTAATTCTAGTGAGGTTATGTTCTAATATGGTCATTTTGTAGAGAAATGGTGACAATCCCGTCAAAAAAATCATTCATTTATCTACAAGGGGGTCACCGCAGTACGACGGTTATCACTTTCGATGGTCATCAACAAACAAATACTAGCGCTACATTTAATTCAATGGCTGATAACATTATTGCAAGAGGCATTACCTTTGAGGTATTGCAGCTTCTATAAACTAAACTTAAAGCTCATAGTTGCATGATAAGTATAAGTATAGTATGCATCTGAGCAGTCACAGAAGACTTCGATTGTTCAATCATTGATCATAGTCTATCTTGTATGAATTGTTGCTTTTATGCTTGCGTTGCACGCAGAACTCGTTCAACCTGGCAAATGCTCCACAATTGTTTGTTCAAAGTGCTGAAACATTCTATACACAAGCATTAGCTGCAAGAATCTACGGTGACAAATCGGCTTTTATCAGCTGTGGATTCAAAGGGTTTCAAGACACATTATGGGATGTAAAAGGCCGCCACTATTTCAAACGTTGTTACATTGAAGGTGCCATAGATTTCATCTTTGGTAATGGTCAATCAATTTATGAGGTAATCAGTtcgacttctttttttctacaaattgtCATTGGCGATGCTCTACTAATAACACAATGGGAGAGACTAAAAATGCAGGGCTGCTTGATATATGTTAATGTTGGACTTCTCCCTGAAGTCAACCAAGGATACATTACTGCACAAGGTCGACAATCCGAAAACGATCCAAGCGGATTTGTATTTCAACAGTGCACCATAACGGGGTCGGGCAAAGCTTTTTTGGGGAGAGCATATGGTCCTTTTTCCAGAGTTATATTTAAAGATACGAACATGGGGAAAGTCGTAGCACCAGAGGGATGGGATGCTTGGCACTTCAAGGGCCAAGAGTAAGTTCAAAAcctaaaagataaaaaaaaaaaaaaaaaaaaaaaaacaaaaaacaaaagctttTCGAGTTCTAGATTTTATTGTCAAGTTCTAATTCGTGTTACATTCTGTAGGACAAATTTTGTGTACATCGAGTCCAATAGTAGGGGGACAGGATCTTCCCCTTCCAAAAGGGTTTCATGGGCAATGACGCAGGGAAGCTCACAACTAAGCGGCTACTCCGTCAAATCCTTCATTAACCAAGATTGGTGGATTCCCAATTTCCTTTGAGACACTCTTATATATGAACTCACCATGATTAGGCCTTACTTGTGTGAACTCACCCTCTCAATAAGTTTAGGGTGGTTTAGTTTCATATTTTCCTTCTACAAGCGGTATACAAATTTTATAGGAAATTTGTTTTGTgatttgtgtttcttttttgtttccgAGCTTTCTGTTTGGAAATGCTTCGTTGTAAAGAACAAATGAAATTTGAGAGCTCTATTCATGTTTCAAACTACACAATTTCTTCGAACGTTACTTGAGAATTAACTTCAATCTTTCTATAAAAGATAAGATATCATTTAGGACATGAGTTCTCTCATGGAGACACGTGATTAGTAGTAGTTTTGGTGCACAAATTAGAACTCACCTTAgaattcaaagaaaagagtAACTACCTTTCTCTTTTAAAAGAACCATAAGCCCTCCAAAAAACGGCCTTTTTCGTGTCCACCTATGTTACTACGTGTCACAATCATACATTTTCAACTATGCAGTGTCGTGATCTTAACACGATTACGACAACCCTTGAGGGGAACTCAAACCCCATGCACATTTTTCGCCCATCTTTGAGGCTTCGTCGaaccttaggcgaggtttgttTTTGCCAACCGAATATAACTCGTGTGAAATCCAAGCTAGTTTTTCTACACAAGCTATCTGCGCGTGCAGGTTCAATCTTTT
The nucleotide sequence above comes from Cucurbita pepo subsp. pepo cultivar mu-cu-16 chromosome LG11, ASM280686v2, whole genome shotgun sequence. Encoded proteins:
- the LOC111805549 gene encoding probable pectinesterase 29, producing MNFTRALDFNIQSVIVVDKSGKGNFKTIQAAIDSVPLNNNKWVKIEVNPGEYREMVTIPSKKSFIYLQGGHRSTTVITFDGHQQTNTSATFNSMADNIIARGITFENSFNLANAPQLFVQSAETFYTQALAARIYGDKSAFISCGFKGFQDTLWDVKGRHYFKRCYIEGAIDFIFGNGQSIYEGCLIYVNVGLLPEVNQGYITAQGRQSENDPSGFVFQQCTITGSGKAFLGRAYGPFSRVIFKDTNMGKVVAPEGWDAWHFKGQETNFVYIESNSRGTGSSPSKRVSWAMTQGSSQLSGYSVKSFINQDWWIPNFL